The window TCCCCGTTCGGAGGGGCTTCAGACAGCTGCCCCGCCTGTGCTACACCCTCTCCCTGGGACAGCTCCTCCATCTGGATGGTCGACTTCCCTTCACCAACCACCACCTCCTGTGCGGCCTCATTACCATCATCGTCTTGGTCAGCTCCAACTTCCTTCTTCACAATGATGTCGTCGACTTCTCCGGTGGCCTCGTCCTCCACACGGATGATAGCAGCCGCTGTTCAGGACAGTTTCAGGTCAGTGAAAAGACACGCCTTTTCAATTTGATACATTTGTTAAAAGGGTAGTTTGTTATATGTGAAAAATGCAACACTACACACTACGAGTTAAATGACATCATAAACTGTCACCAATTATACGCTTACTGTCTGGTTTGCTCTTTGGGGGGCGCCCACGTTTCCTCTTGACTGGTGGTTCCACTGGGGCTGGGATAGGGACAACAGATGGGGCCTGCTCCACCTCGATCTCAGTTAGCatatcttcttcctcctctgcctcaTCAAGCTCACCTTCTatatttaagaagaaaaaaaaaaaaaaagagggaggggACAATAACTTGTTAGACTTGATCATTTTCTTGCATAGCCTTAAAAATCAAGATCCGCAACATGTTACATGTATCGCCAAAACCTCTTTGACAGGCTCCCAAATATTTACTTAAGACACTTTGATTATTTGCATATCAATTTCTCAAGCATTTGTGTATGAGACctgtgtcatcatcatcatcatccctcCTGGACTGCATCTTCCTCTTCCTGCCACGCCGTCCCTTTTTGGGTGGTGGAGTTCCGTTTTCTTCCAAAGTAGCGTCGCCTGTACAGTTGTCAGCATGACGCAGCATCGTGTTCTGTGGAGCAAACACAGAACCGTCACACCTCTGtgacatacacacaaacaaaccctCCCATGTGTGCACTGTTATCTCAGGGGTCAGTCCTACCCTGCGAGTGAATGTCTTGCTACATTTGTCGCAGACGAAGGCAGTGGGGATGAAGTTGGGATCGTGGTAACGCTTGAAGTGCATGTCCAGGAGCTGCTTCTGCCGGAAAGTTTTGTCACACTGGCTGCAGGCGAATGGCTTCTCCCCCGTGTGGGTGCGCTTGTGCATTATCATGTGGCGTTCCTGTCGGGTAACAGAACAAAAGACGTTTAACATTTGTttagcagtaaaataaacagCAGGAGCATAACATACTCCAGCCCAACACAGACCTGTCTGCAGCAGTAGTCACACTGGTCACACTTGAAACGCTTCTCATTCTTGTGAGTCTTCTGGTGCTGAATGAGAGCATAGCGCTCATGAAACACAGCATCGCAGTAACGACATTTCTTCCCCGTCTCAATAAATGAATGCTGTTTTCTCAAGTGAACACCTAAGATGGAGACAAAGACATGAAAATCCAGTTAGATAAATGTCACATTGCCTTGTTATAGAGATAAAGACCACTTGAAATATTCCGTTTCCCCACACAGGTCAATCCCCTGACTGAGAGCAGCATAAGTTCTCCTTTAACCGTTCTTCTGCATGCAGTTCGAAGTAGAAATAGTCTCAAATCACTCACCAAGATCACTTTTACGTGCAATGACGGTATCACAGTGTGGGCAGTGAAACTTTGCCACATTCTCCGTGTGTTTCTGCAGGATGTGCATCTTCATGGTGCCACTTTGTGTAAAACGAGCATGGCAGATGTAGCACTCGTATGGCTTCTCACCTGCAACAGAAGAAGGCGAGTCAGCTACTctcctaaaaaaaacaaaaaacaaactggagCTAAAACAGACTTTGACTGAAAATCTAAGAGGATTTTACCAGAATGTGTCCTCATGTGTCTCTTCAGCTTATAAGTGTCTCTGCTGGCATAGCTGCACAGACTGCACTGGAAGGGTCGCTCCCCTGTGTGAGAGCGGATGTGCCTTTTCAACTTGCTCACCTGGGAAAAGAGAGACACATTAGCCTTTATCCCATGGTATAGAGAGCAGGTTGATGCCCAATTAAATAACCAATATAAACTCACCTCGACACTGGAATAGTCGCACATGGAGCACTTAAAAGGCTTCTCGTGTGTGTGCTTGTAGCGACGATGACGCACTAACTCACCGCTGGTCACAAATGCCATGTCGCAATCTGTGCATTTATGTGGCCGAGTGCCTTTAAACGAAGAAGAAAATCAGAACTGTATATTAACTGCTGGTGTAGCTGAAATCTGAAATGCAACACTGGATGAAAAGGAGATAAATGTCCACTAAATTTTGCAGTAATAATAAGTAAACACGGAAAGTTTACTTCCTTGCTCACGAAGTCAATCCAGCAAATTGTTTTAGTTTCTGTAATTTCTCCaaatacctgtgtgtgtgttgaggtgGTTTCTCAGCAGTGTGACTGTTCTGAACGCTCTCCCGCACAAGTGACATTTATGCGGCCTCTCATCTGTGTGGCTCTTCATGTGTCGGTCCAGGTTAGAGCGCCGTGGGCAGGTGTAGCTGCACAGCTCACACTGGAAAGTCTTCTTAACACCTGGACACATAGAGATGTTCAATTTAGCACTGAGGGAAAATAAAATCCCTTGCAAGTTTTCATGCAACTTAATCAAAGGCTAACCTTTCTTCTTGATCTTTGTGGGCTTAGGGGGCTTCATGTTGCCCACAACCTTCTCAGCATTAACCTCTGACAGTAGCCCCTCCTGCTGCTCTTCCTCAAAGTCGTACACGGAAACATCCATGTCACGATCGCCTTCTGCATAGCGCAGGCGACTCTTCTTTCCCTTCTTCCCTTTACGGACAGCGGTAATAGGCTGGTAGTCGGGGTCCTTTGTCCACTCTGGGTCGTCTTGTGGGGGCACAGAGGTCTCCACCTCTGCTGgctcttcatcctcctcttcctcctccaccctTGTCCCTTGGAGCTCCTCGTGGGCTGCCTGGAGCTCCTCCTGCTCTACAGTCTCCACTTCACCATTTGCACCCACTTTAACCACCTAGTGTAGGAATATGACAAATGAAGCCTACTGGAACAAGGACTTCACTGAAAATCAAAGACAATCAAAAGCACCGGGTAGCCTCGAGTCATTTCTCACCTGGAAGCCCTCAGGTAAAGGAAGAGTGTGACAAATAACTGGCTCTGCATCCTTGTTAGCCGCTGACGTCTCAACGTAAGTAGCCTGGAGCCCGTCTACAGTTGTAGTTGTGACAGGTACCTGCACGAGCTGAAGCTGACCCAGACCTAATGCTGCACCTGCTTGCTCCTCCATGTTCACCACCTGTGAAGAGAGACTGGACTTTACCATTTGATGGCAAAAATAAAAGACCGGACATAAATaatctggcaaaaaaaaaaagtttaaaccGTGGTCTTTACAAACCTGGAGCGTGATGATCTGGCCCTCATCTCCACCTGAAACTGTCATTGTGCCGCCTCCCTCCAACACCTCTGTCTTCATTTGTAGCAGAGTTGGATCGAGAGCATCCATCACCATCATCTCCATGTTACCAGCAACTTCACCCTGTGTCAAGGCCTCTCCACCCTCTGGCAGGACCTTTCCATCCGTCGCCTGAGCGGACTCCATGGAAACAACCTCGGCCTCCATGGCAATAGGCCAACAAATGCGCTAAACAGAAAGAACAAGAAAATCTTTAGCGAAAGAAAAGACTGATGTGATGGAGAATTGTTTGTAACCAAAgagtgatcttttttttttttttttttgatcccCTCCTTTTCCTTTGCCCTCTGGCTAAACTGAAACAACTGGATGGCTTTCAGTAAATCCAGACATGTTTAGACCAGATGATGAAAGCACCTAGATTAACTGaacaaacaatatatatttaaaaaaaaaaaaaaaaaaaaaaaaaaatccttgtaTCAATATTTGCCTGTGGGCTGAAAACATTCCCAGTGTTTGGTTTTCCTTTTCCTGAATGTGCAGTATGACAAAAAGCGCTGCCAGCAGAATACAAAAGTTTTCCATTTCCAGGATATTAATTACACCCATTTTAACTGGCAACtttagagaaaaacaaaaataaaacacttttgTGCGTAAAACTGTCCACAGTTTTGTGTATAAGCCAAAAAAGCCCCAAAACAAACTGTCTTTACTTGGAGTTGATGTCAGATAAGCagcatgttgttgttgtttttttaattaatgaatttatttttttaaagcttagcaaataaaacaaacaaaaaaaacacacctccACTAAGGGTGAGTGTTGCTTCATTTTCACCAGGGCCACCAACTAGTAATAGATTTAATGCCTCAATCCAACatgttctttgttttcatttattttgtgctttctcATCTGAACATACATACCAAACACTGCTCAATGCATTTTGTACAAAGTATTTTAAGGTTTTTCATTGGTCACCATATGTGGAGGGGACAGCTAGCTGCAGTTGTGTGTGATGACAAGAAACCTTGTTTTTAGTTAAAGGGTTCCACATAAAGTACTTATTCAAATAGTTTAAACGTGAAGAAAAGCTCTCCTCTTCAGCTGATCAGATGGGTTGTTCTACACACGGACAGCACAATTAAGAGGCTACAATGAAAGCTGTCAGTATTCAAATAAACTTTAAGTTGTCCACAGTTTTAAATGTGCAAGCTGTAAACGGTACACTagatttattttacagttttatttataatgtaaaaCAAATCGATTAATAAATTATGCTATAGTTTTACAGGTTAAGCTCCTGGGATTTAGATTTGCTTTTTGTGAGTCAGTAAAAGTATAAGAGGGACCAATAAAAGTCTCATCTCCTGGACTTGGGGCCAGTGGAGAGCACAGCAGATGTCAAGACTCACCAGAGTACTAAAAACGATCATATTTAGTCTCTTTACACTAAGCAAGTACAGCCATTACGCAATGACACCTCGCACAAGCCAGAGTTCGAGGAGTCTGGGTCATGTAAACTAGCACCTGAGCCAGAGTGAAACTCTGGTGAACGATGCAGTAATCGTAATCGTTTTTAATAACTGCGATGCAAATGTTTAAAAGAGTCTTCATTCCTGCCTTCCAGTGGTTATCTGCTTTGGCTGAACGCTGATGGGTTTTGACTGTGAGCCAGTAGCAGAAATCACATTTAGTCCGATGCTTCAGGAAGCATTTGttcgcttgtgtgtgtgtgtgtgtttttaaatctaaaaacCCGTTCTCCTCCATCCTGTTGTTATCAATTCACGGGACATCGTTTAAAGGATGATGTATAGTTTAATAAGCAAAATAAAACTACTTAAACACAGTCTCGTGTTAGTTGGTTAACTCGGGAGGCGCGAGTACGtctgaaaacaggaaacaaagggCACGATAAGATGGACGTCAGGCCTGaacaaacttaaaacagaaacacCAATAAATACAGCCATCCCTGTGCACATACATCGAAATATCGgtcaaaaaccaacaaaatgcTCAACTGAGACAGGGAGTTACATTTTATAGACGGATTTAGTGCATTTTAGATAACGATAGAGGGAGACAAACACCCCCCGCCAGCCGCCTGGCCGGTAAGCCCTACCGTGACACCTAGAGGCCGGTGACGGCTCCTACAAAAACGTTTCCGCGTTTGGAGGCAAAGTAAAAGCTCTACTTACTCCGGTTTCTTCCTTTCCTCGTTATGTTCGCTTGGAAGCTCAGCGCCTACAGTAGCTCCTTTCAGTCCCGCAGCGGACGGCGGTATGTGCTCCGCGCCGGGCTAATAATTTTCTCCCGCTTTGGAAGAGTGGGCCTAACATACAAAATGGCGGCCTATAAGAGCTACTGCGCCTGCGCAACTAGGTGCCCGGGGAGTAAAGAGGAGGGATCGGGATGTTGCTGTGGGTGATGGGCGCCAGATTTGAATTCAGGCGTGGGCGTGGCAACCACGGAGACGGTTATTAAAAGGGAGAGGTTATTGATTAGGTTTCTGATCTGctatcagttttttttccattgggGGTGACCTTTAAACATTCAACAGCATCGAGTCAAGATTAGGAATAACCTTTGCTGGATTAAAGCAGTTCATCAATTCAACCACTGGAGGGCGGCATGAAAGTGTCAAGTAGGGGTTtacaacacgcacacacacacaaatgaagtCGTGAGTGATAATTAGCTGCATAGTGTATGTAAGATGAAAAGATTTTAGCCTATTTAGAAGGTTGCCAAGGGAAAGTGAGCTCCTGGACCCTAGGTTTTACGGCTTTTCAATTATAGCCCACCATTAATTATTTGGTTCAAAGGTTTTTTAGTTAACTAAAACCAAACTAGAAACAATAACTAggtataaaatatttaagtcatatgaaataaaataaaaagcagctaaaattAAAGGGGAAATCTTTTATTTTAGCCTGTGTTTATTAAGACTTGGGACTGGGACCTGAAACTAAACAAAATTAAGAACAAAAATTATAcatgagataaaaataaaagtagctAGAACACGAAAAACTACCATACCTATGTCTTTATTTAGGAATAGACAGAATCTAAGAAAAAATAAcaccaaataaacaaacagaaacaaacattttgcaactaattaggttaattAGACCCATTATTGGGTATAAAAACAGCATCTTAGAGAGACAGAATTTCTTAGAAGTAAAGATGGGCAGATGTTCACCAGTCTAGAATGAACTGTGTCCACAAACTGTGGAACAATTTCTGAAATTTTTTCCTCGatttaaaattgcaaagactgTGAGTATGTTATCATCTACAATACATATTATCGTCACAAGATTCTAGGGACAAAGCTGGAAATCAGTACTGGATTCCTGTGATTTTTGGGGCTCTCGGGCAGCActcttttaaaagaaagaatgattctgtcatggaaatcactgcatgggctTCCAGAAATGATTGGATGTGAAAATAATTCCCTGGTCCTCCAAAAATTCAGGTTAAAGTTCTATCACACAAAGAAGAAGCCAAATGTGAACATAAAATAGAAACATTGCTAAAGCTCATTTCAAATGGACTGAggtaaagtggaaaactgttcagTGGTCAGacaaatcaaaatttgaaattctatttttaaaacatgGATGCTGGATTCTCTGGGCAAAATCATGTAACTCTGCTTGTGTGGTGCATTAGTGTCTATGACACTGACGGCTTTCACATCTAAAAAGACACCATCAGTCCTGAGCAGCAACACATGCTCCCATCCAGAGGACGTATTTTTTAAGGAAGGCCATGCATATTTCAGCAAAACAATGTTAAATTCCATACTGCAGCATTTACAGCAGCATGGTCTCATAGTAAGAGTTCAGGTGCTGAGCTGACCTGCCCGCAGTCCAAACTTTTCACCATCTGACAACATTTGGACCATCATGAAGctgaaaatacaacaaagacAGCTCAGAactgttgagctgatagaatgtcttgatgcatgctcaatcacccaggtaagtaaatctccaaaagttgattctgttcatctggacgtagcgttttgtgggagaaactttttgtcactcatccaagtaacttcttcagtctcagctgactgcagttttccccaatcttataaacagtacatttgcataatgactgaaaccagcccactgaaggaacaatgggctgggaggtcagttccttaatcttaattatgcaaattctcatgatcattgatcaacaaccactgaccaaaacccactgatcaaagcccactgatcaatggccatgagctGATAGAATCCTATAACAGACAAGAGACGGCAAACGTCTCCCCAAAGTCCAACATCTGGTCTCTTGagttcccagatgtttacagacTTCTGTGAGAAGAGGAGGATGCTTCAGAGTGGTAAACATAACCTTGTCCCATTTATTTTGAGACATGTTTGCCATCCCGTTCAAAATGACCTTAGTTTTGTTCTTCTTAAAATGGTAAAAGCGTCTCTGTTTAAACAATTCAGACTcttgctttctgtttttatttaattttacagAGACTCCCAACTTTTTGGAAAGTGGGGTTGTAAAATAAAGATATACAAAAGCACTAAGTGTGGAAAAATGGCCCATTtgactgtgtttatgtttacaCAGATATGTAGCTCATATAAAGCAATACTGTACAAGCTAGTCAAAGGAGAGCTATTCATTTTATCTCTCTGGGGCCTATAAAAGTCTTAACTGCCTTGATTACTAGGTACTGGGTTTCCTttcataatttttatttgtatttaaaccTTAAAAACATTGAGCTGAAATGTGCAGTTTGTGTTAAGACAAGCAGAAAATCGATTGCtggaaaagctgaaaacatacattattttccattttcacatGAGTAATGATGCAAATGATTAACTGTCCTCAACTGTCAGCTACTTGTCTAATAATTAAGACTCAcagttctttataatctgtcaCAGTTTGGGGAATTTACCATGTTTTGAAGATCTGACTTGGCTGCGTTCAGCTGGCAGACAAATGCTGTGCAGTACAGTAATTACCTTTTAAATGTAATGCATTAAAAGCTTAACATTTCTTGAAATAGAAGTTCAAATACCTCCGACATTATTTGTGAAAGTCAGTTACACGTGATCACTTGATCCCCTTGTTTGTCCTGAGCATTTCTGGACTGGCGAAGTTTCTCCAGACAACCTGCTGATTAGCTGAAATTGTAATCTGAGCACTGCaggttttatttgatttttgccGGCATAATAAAATTCATAGAAGTTTCAAACACAGGCGAGATCTAAATAACTAAGTTACTTCTAGGTTACAGTAACCTGCTGTAGGTCTGTTCTCATCATCTCTCTAAAATAGATGATGATCATGTTACTTCATGTGGAAAACCTGACCTTTGTTCATAAATGGAAAACAAGTTGTTTGTGGGTTGTTATTTTGGAAAAGAAACATGAGCTCCATGTAAATATCAGCCCTGGTTTTGATTATCAAATATTCCAACCAGGAAACCAAATTCCCATGAAACCTGCAACTCGGGTCCTTTGGAGAATATGCAGCATGATTAAGATGTATGGAAACTGCTGCTAAGGGTGTGTGCCTTATTTAATGGTTCAGGAGCAAGTCTTAATTTTTGAAACATAGGAGAGAACAGTGACATAACAGTAAGAGAAGAGCACAGTGatataaacagtgaaatacGTGTaaaagagactgtgtgtgtgaggaacTGTTGTGGGGGCGTGCACAACTCTATTCAGCTCAAAAGCAAACATTTGTGAAGGAGAGAggataaaaaaaaggaaaagaaagataaGAACTACAAAAAAGCTGATTAAAACGTGTTTTAGATGTTTTAGACGGAAGGAGAAAATAATAATTAGAATTTGGGTAATTTTagggtctgtgtgtgtataccaCACACCCGATATAACTATATATATAACTATGATATAATGATGAGAGTACACTTTTATACGCTAGAGAGATAAATATGCACAGTGCATAAACACCGGGCTTTTAAGATAACTTAATCCTGTCACCACATGCAGGAGAGGTCGAGTAAAACACAGGCGTTACACTAAATGCATGCAATATGAAGTTTTTCAGAGCGGGTCAGTCTGTCACTTATAGCTTCTTTTCCGCAtataaaattaattattaatttattacGTAACCACAGTAAAACATTTTGTGCACTCAGCCTTTTCACACTGGAGTAAATCGGTGCATCCATGCATGTGCCGTTCATGGGTGAGGCTGCAGGGATGAAGCAAATGTTAGTGTGGTCACTTTATCCCTGCCTCCTTGTTTTATcaccatcttttttttcccgtGGTATTCCTCTCACAGAGGGGAGGGGGGCAGAGAAAGGCTTGGTTCTGTTGTCAGATCTGTCAGTCTCGCCACCCCGGCCCCTCCCACCTCAGCAGAGGCATTACATACTGCCGCTGCTGCTCGTGCTCTTAGCAACGGTGCCTCGGCAACAGAGCCACGGCAACAGAGCTCCACGGCAACAGCGTGCCGTGTGTCTCCCCAATGGAGCTGCCATTGGGCGGACCGGCGCTCAGGCACTACACCCAGAGCAGACCGAGACCTCACCGACAGAAACTGAACTATCGTCCCAGCAGACCGCAGGTACTGTGCAGGAGGATCAGGAAGGTTTCTGTAAAAATGGAGTGAGggaaaggtgtgtgtgtgtgtttgagagagagagaggagggaaaatggaagggagggagagaggagagatggAATAGGGTACAGAGGGGAGAGGCAGGGGGAAGGGAAGGATGGAGGGGGAGTTCTGTAAAAGATGCCTGGTCCCTGGCTTGAATTAGGCAGTGCCATTGTACCGGTCACCGGCTGCTTGAGGAAGCCAATGAAATCTGCCTCTGTGAGAGTGGGCGCTCGTTTTCTtgctttctctttaaaaaaaaggaaaaaaagaagccatTCAGTTTCTTCATGTGATCGTGTAAAATATGTGTGTGAGCTCATCCGTTTTCCACTGAGCTGATCACGCTGTCACAGAGCTATTAGGCTGCAGACATTCAGTCACTCCCTT is drawn from Oreochromis aureus strain Israel breed Guangdong linkage group 1, ZZ_aureus, whole genome shotgun sequence and contains these coding sequences:
- the LOC116334616 gene encoding transcriptional repressor CTCF, yielding MEAEVVSMESAQATDGKVLPEGGEALTQGEVAGNMEMMVMDALDPTLLQMKTEVLEGGGTMTVSGGDEGQIITLQVVNMEEQAGAALGLGQLQLVQVPVTTTTVDGLQATYVETSAANKDAEPVICHTLPLPEGFQVVKVGANGEVETVEQEELQAAHEELQGTRVEEEEEDEEPAEVETSVPPQDDPEWTKDPDYQPITAVRKGKKGKKSRLRYAEGDRDMDVSVYDFEEEQQEGLLSEVNAEKVVGNMKPPKPTKIKKKGVKKTFQCELCSYTCPRRSNLDRHMKSHTDERPHKCHLCGRAFRTVTLLRNHLNTHTGTRPHKCTDCDMAFVTSGELVRHRRYKHTHEKPFKCSMCDYSSVEVSKLKRHIRSHTGERPFQCSLCSYASRDTYKLKRHMRTHSGEKPYECYICHARFTQSGTMKMHILQKHTENVAKFHCPHCDTVIARKSDLGVHLRKQHSFIETGKKCRYCDAVFHERYALIQHQKTHKNEKRFKCDQCDYCCRQERHMIMHKRTHTGEKPFACSQCDKTFRQKQLLDMHFKRYHDPNFIPTAFVCDKCSKTFTRRNTMLRHADNCTGDATLEENGTPPPKKGRRGRKRKMQSRRDDDDDDTEGELDEAEEEEDMLTEIEVEQAPSVVPIPAPVEPPVKRKRGRPPKSKPDTAAIIRVEDEATGEVDDIIVKKEVGADQDDDGNEAAQEVVVGEGKSTIQMEELSQGEGVAQAGQLSEAPPNGDLTPEMILSMMDR